In one Musa acuminata AAA Group cultivar baxijiao chromosome BXJ2-5, Cavendish_Baxijiao_AAA, whole genome shotgun sequence genomic region, the following are encoded:
- the LOC103983899 gene encoding photosystem I reaction center subunit V, chloroplastic-like, with protein MATSTLFTYPMQKGSILAPSSTSFRGLRPLKPTDSSQFPQTRAISIKPVRPVRKPGGIRAELNPSLVISLSTGLSLFLGRFVFFNFQRENVAKQGLPEQNGVTHFEAGDTQAKEYVGLLKSNDPVGFNIVDVLAWGSIGHIVAYYILATSSNGYDPKFFG; from the coding sequence ATGGCTACTTCCACTCTCTTCACCTATCCCATGCAAAAGGGCAGCATCCTCGccccctcctccacctccttccGTGGCCTCCGCCCCCTGAAGCCCACCGACTCCTCCCAGTTCCCCCAAACCCGAGCCATCTCCATCAAACCGGTACGTCCCGTCCGCAAGCCAGGTGGGATCCGGGCCGAACTGAACCCGTCGCTGGTCATCAGCCTCAGCACCGGCCTCTCCCTCTTCCTGGGCAGGTTCGTCTTCTTCAACTTCCAGCGCGAGAATGTGGCGAAGCAGGGCCTGCCGGAGCAGAACGGCGTGACGCACTTCGAGGCCGGCGACACCCAGGCGAAGGAGTACGTGGGTCTGCTCAAGTCCAACGACCCCGTGGGGTTCAACATCGTGGACGTGCTTGCATGGGGATCCATCGGCCACATCGTCGCCTACTACATCCTTGCCACCTCCAGCAATGGGTACGACCCCAAGTTCTTTGGTTGA